The following are encoded together in the Juglans microcarpa x Juglans regia isolate MS1-56 chromosome 2D, Jm3101_v1.0, whole genome shotgun sequence genome:
- the LOC121250107 gene encoding uncharacterized protein LOC121250107: MGNWVNKEPPPPMVLVPPLFDFPPLAARTRMLESSYNLLFGKLALKCLFEDYFEEARHFSTRIMLKPIDDPHVDLIATVSCPVDYKPEEKIVGNALFRWQSDLDDSHTFMDLFVSNSDRILQMRSSAYYPKYGLGAFGIFPLLLKKRVSSEDYGVLGLRYGSGNLSFGATFMPLSLKDECPKSAWLVSKMGRLTAGVQYEPEYGSKDGAKYKNLRNWSCAIGYGVGSSSPLSPSFNFGLELTKSSQFIASFYQHVVVQRRVKNPLEEDEIVGITNYIDFGFELMTRVDDAKISNNIPESTLQVAASWQANKNLLLKGKVGPLSSTVSLAFKSWWKPAFTFNISATRDRIFGKTAYGFGIRVENIREASYQRADPNFVMLTPSKEHLAEGLVWKSGNRPMLQSDVKAGNFDDLPRELRPFEKIL, translated from the exons atggggaacTGGGTGAACAAAGAGCCACCACCGCCAATGGTGCTGGTCCCACCACTCTTCGATTTCCCTCCTCTTGCTGCCCGTACCAG GATGTTGGAGTCATCGTATAACTTGTTGTTTGGGAAGCTTGCATTGAAATGCCTGTTTGAGGACTATTTTGAAGAAGCAAGGCATTTTAGTACAAGAATCATGCTAAAGCCAATTGATGACCCCCACGTGGATTTGATTGCTACA GTTTCATGTCCAGTCGATTATAAGCCCGAGGAGAAGATTGTAGGAAATGCCCTGTTTCGATGGCAAAG TGATCTTGATGATTCTCATACATTCATGGATCTTTTTGTGTCAAACTCTGATCG GATTTTACAAATGAGGTCGAGCGCTTACTACCCTAAATATGGATTGGGAGCATTTGGTATCTTTCCATTGCTACTGAAGAAAAG AGTATCTTCTGAAGATTATGGTGTTTTAGGATTGAGATACGGCTCGGGAAATTTATCATTTGGAGCCACATTTATGCCTTTATCTT TGAAAGATGAATGCCCAAAAAGTGCTTGGTTGGTAAGCAAGATGGGAAGACTAACTGCTGGGGTACAATATGAGCCAGAGT atggAAGTAAAGATggtgcaaaatataaaaacttaagGAATTGGAGTTGTGCAATTGGCTATGGAGTTGGATCAAGTAGCCCCTTGAGCCCATCTTTCAATTTTGGTCTGGAACTCACCAAAAGTTCTCAG TTCATTGCCTCATTCTATCAACACGTGGTTGTCCAAAGACGG GTCAAGAACCCccttgaagaagatgaaatagTTGGAATTACAAATTATATTGACTTCGGCTTTGAGTTAATGACAAG gGTTGATGATGCCAAGATATCAAACAATATCCCGGAGTCCACTTTGCAAGTAGCTGCATCTTGGCAAGCCAATAAAAACTTATTGCTGAAG GGAAAGGTGGGACCTTTGAGCTCAACAGTATCATTGGCATTCAAGTCATGGTGGAAACCTGCTTTCACTTTCAACATTTCAG CTACTAGGGATCGCATTTTTGGAAAGACGGCCTATGGATTTGGGATTCGTGTTGAGAATATTAGAGAAGCCAG TTATCAAAGAGCCGATCCAAATTTTGTAATGCTTACACCAAGCAAGGAGCACCTTGCAGAGGGTCTCGTTTGGAAAAGTGGGAACCGACCTATGCTTCAATCAGACGTTAAGGCGGGAAATTTTGATGACTTGCCACGGGAATTGAGGccttttgagaaaattttgtaa
- the LOC121251218 gene encoding protease Do-like 1, chloroplastic, with product MEGKRLPQESSGQGREINFVELGNHTNVQYRQAQDSRLKRVERLHPLTAAVHKTTTWGGHGCLFFAPFLLPLFLSTLFLSTFSLPVQKISFLSLRVLLFHPPILSFLHQRRRNYLFIPHSNNSSGIYAATKPSCLPKLALSKLPFSSALDSLLVLCASLALSFSLFLADVDSASAFVVSTPRKLQSDELATVRLFQENTPSVVYITNLAVRQDAFTLDVLEVPQGSGSGFVWDKNGHIVTNYHVIRGASDLKVTLADQTTYDAKVVGFDQDKDVAVLRVDAPKDKLRPVPIGISADLLVGQKVYAIGNPFGLDHTLTTGVISGLRREISSAATGRPIQDVIQTDAAINPGNSGGPLLDSSGNLIGINTAIYSPSGASSGVGFSIPVDTVGGIVDQLVRFGKVTRPILGIKFAPDQSVEQLGVSGVLVLDAPMNGPAGKAGLQPTKRDAYGRLILGDIITSVNGKKVTNGSDLYRILDQCKVGDTVTVEVLRGDHKEKIPVILEPKPDES from the exons atggaaggaaaacgGTTGCCCCAAGAATCATCAGGCCAAGGAAGGgaaataaattttgttgagttgggaa ATCACACAAACGTACAGTACAGGCAGGCTCAAGACTCAAGACTCAAAAGAGTGGAGAGACTCCATCCTCTCACTGCTGCTGTCCATAAAACGACTACGTGGGGTGGACATGGCTGCTTATTCTTCGCTCCTTTCCTccttccactcttcctctccACCCTTTTCCTCTCCACTTTCTCGCTCCCCGTCCAGAAAATTAGTTTCCTTTCCCTCCGAGTCCTACTCTTCCACCCCCCTATTCTCTCCTTCCTCCACCAGCGACGCCGCAATTACCTTTTCATCCCACACAGTAACAATAGCAGTGGCATTTACGCCGCCACCAAACCTTCATGCCTCCCCAAGCTCGCACTTTCCAAACTCCCCTTCTCCTCGGCTCTAGATTCGCTCCTCGTTCTCTGCGCTTCGCTGGCcttgtctttctctctctttctagcCGATGTCGATTCAGCTTCGGCATTCGTGGTCAGCACGCCTAGAAAATTGCAGTCCGATGAGCTCGCTACGGTTCGTCTTTTCCAGGAGAATACGCCCTCCGTTGTTTACATCACCAATCTCGCTGTCAG GCAGGACGCCTTTACGTTGGACGTGTTGGAGGTGCCGCAGGGCTCGGGGTCAGGCTTCGTGTGGGATAAAAATGGTCACATTGTCACCAATTATCATGTGATTCGTGGCGCTTCTGATCTCAA GGTCACTCTCGCTGACCAAACAACTTATGACGCAAAAGTTGTTGGGTTTGACCAAGATAAGGATGTTGCTGTTTTGCGTGTTGATGCACCTAAAGACAAATTGAGACCTGTACCTATTGGGATCTCTGCGGACCTACTGGTTGGTCAAAAGGTCTATGCTATTGGAAACCCT tttgGACTTGACCATACTCTTACAACTGGTGTTATCAG TGGGCTTCGTAGAGAAATCAGTTCTGCTGCCACCGGCCGACCCATTCAGGATGTTATCCAGACAGATGCTGCCATTAATCCTGGTAATAGCGGAGGGCCTCTATTAGATAGTTCTGGAAACCTTATTGGGATAAATACAGCTATATACTCTCCATCTGGTGCGTCCTCTGGTGTTGGATTTTCAATTCCCGTTGACACT GTAGGTGGCATTGTTGACCAGCTGGTGAGATTTGGGAAGGTCACGAGACCAATTTTAGGAATTAAGTTTGCACCTGATCAATCTGTGGAGCAGTTGGGAGTAAGTGGGGTGCTTGTTTTAGATGCTCCTATGAATGGTCCAGCTGGTAAAGCG GGCCTGCAACCAACTAAACGTGATGCCTATGGTAGACTCATTTTGGGTGACATCATAACATCTGTGAATGGTAAAAAGGTCACCAATGGCAGTGATTTGTACAGAATTCTTGACCAGTGTAAAGTGGGTGATACG GTGACTGTGGAGGTATTGCGTGGTGATCACAAGGAGAAGATTCCTGTAATACTTGAACCAAAGCCTGATGAGTCATGA
- the LOC121250111 gene encoding phosphoglucan phosphatase LSF1, chloroplastic isoform X1, which produces MPSLQASSCRAFHRPPMSSSFWGKDLCSSYSGAIGMLGARKEKLRFNGGTVRLTVIAMSGGSSSTLKMNLNEYMVTLEKPLGIRFALSVDGKVFVHSLKRGSNAEKSRIIMVGDTLKKASDSSGGRLMEIKDFGDTQRMLKENTGSFSLILERPYSPFPIQQLHLGDLDILFNRGRVSVASWNKSILASNLQTSSDSNGNSGFVMFSSKFLTSQGWKLLSGQNGQIQSQLQKHILSQSLSELVCIFSEEESGDGEWAHGNFPLEEYVKALDRSKGELYYNHSLGMRYSKVTEQIYVGSCIQTEADIETLSDVAGVTAVLNFQSGIEAENWGINSTSINESCQRSNILLINYPIRDGDSFDMRKKLPFCVGLLLRLLKKNHRVFVTCTTGFDRSPACVIAYLHWMTDTSLHAAYNFVTGLHSCRPDRPAIAWATWDLIAMVEKGSHDGPATHAVTFVWNGQEGEDVNLVGDFTGNWKEPIKAIHKGGPRYEVEVRLPQGKYYYKFITNGQWRHSTSSPSERDERGNVNNVIVIGDTASVRPSIQPQKKDANVVKVIERPLTENERFMLAKAARCVAFSVCPIRLAPK; this is translated from the exons ATGCCCTCTCTGCAAGCTTCTAGTTGCAGAGCTTTTCATCGTCCTCCAATGTCCTCCTCGTTTTGGGGCAAGGATCTGTGCTCCTCATACAGTGGAGCTATCGGGATGCTTGGTGCTAGAAAAGAGAAGCTTCGTTTCAATGGTGGAACCGTCAGGTTGACGGTTATCGCAATGTCCGGTGGCTCTTCTTCTACCCTCAAGATGAACCTGAACGAGTACATGGTCACTCTTGAAAAACCCCTCGGTATTCGATTCGCTCTCTCCGTCGACGGCAAAGTCTTCGTTCACTCTCTCAAGAGAGGG AGTAATGCAGAGAAGTCGAGGATAATCATGGTGGGTGACACTTTGAAAAAGGCTAGTGATTCGTCTGGCGGTAGGCTTATGGAGATCAAGGACTTCGGCGATACACA GAGGATGCTGAAGGAGAATACAGGATCATTTAGCCTAATTCTTGAGAGGCCCTACTCTCCATTTCCGATTCAACAATTACATCTGGGTGATCTTGATATACTATTCAATAGAGGTCGAGTTTCTGTTGCCAGCTGGAACAAGAGTATATTGGCATCAAATTTGCAAACATCTTCTGACAGTAATGGGAATTCTGGATTTGTCATGTTTTCTTCGAAGTTTCTTACATCCCAAGGATGGAAACTTTTGAGTGGTCAAAATGGACAAATTCAATCACAACTGCAGAAACATATTCTTTCTCAATCCCTAAGTGAACTTGTTTGTATATTTTCTGAAGAAGAGTCGGGAGATGGAGAATGGGCTCATGGGAATTTTCCTCTTGAGGAATATGTTAAGGCACTGGATCGTTCTAAAGGGGAGCTATATTATAATCACTCACTTGGCATGCGCTAtagcaag gttacGGAGCAAATATACGTGGGATCATGTATTCAAACAGAAGCTGACATAGAGACTTTGTCAGATGTTGCT GGTGTGACTGCCGTCCTGAATTTCCAAAGTGGAATTGAAGCTGAAAATTGGGGGATTAATTCCACTTCAATCAATGAATCATGCCAAAGATCCAATATTCTCCTGATTAACTATCCTATAAG GGATGGAGACTCCTTTGATATGAGGAAGAAGTTACCGTTTTGCGTGGGGCTTCTATTACGCTTGTTAAAAAAGAACCATCGTGTTTTTGTTACTTGTACAACTGGTTTTGATCGATCGCCAGCTTGTGTGATTGCATACCTGCATTGGATGACAGACACTTCCCTTCATGCAGCTTATAATTTTGTCACCGGGTTGCATTCTTGCAGGCCTGACAG ACCAGCAATTGCTTGGGCAACATGGGATCTTATAGCTATGGTGGAAAAAGGCAGTCATGATGGTCCCGCTACACATGCTGTGACCTTTGTGTGGAATGGGCAAGAG GGAGAAGATGTAAATTTGGTTGGAGATTTTACTGGAAATTGGAAAGAACCAATTAAAGCAATCCATAAAGGTGGACCTAGATATGAAGTGGAAGTTAGACTCCCGCAAGGAAA GTACTACTACAAATTTATCACTAATGGGCAATGGAGACATTCAACATCTTCACCATCGGAAAGGGATGAAAGGGGGAATGTTAACAATGTAATTGTGATTGGCGATACTGCCAGTGTTAGACCTTCTATCCAACCACAAAAGAAG GATGCAAATGTAGTGAAGGTGATTGAGAGGCCTCTGACAGAAAATGAGCGCTTTATGTTGGCAAAAGCAGCTCGTTGTGTTGCATTCTCCGTCTGTCCAATCAGACTAGCTCCCAAGTAG
- the LOC121250111 gene encoding phosphoglucan phosphatase LSF1, chloroplastic isoform X2, with protein sequence MLKENTGSFSLILERPYSPFPIQQLHLGDLDILFNRGRVSVASWNKSILASNLQTSSDSNGNSGFVMFSSKFLTSQGWKLLSGQNGQIQSQLQKHILSQSLSELVCIFSEEESGDGEWAHGNFPLEEYVKALDRSKGELYYNHSLGMRYSKVTEQIYVGSCIQTEADIETLSDVAGVTAVLNFQSGIEAENWGINSTSINESCQRSNILLINYPIRDGDSFDMRKKLPFCVGLLLRLLKKNHRVFVTCTTGFDRSPACVIAYLHWMTDTSLHAAYNFVTGLHSCRPDRPAIAWATWDLIAMVEKGSHDGPATHAVTFVWNGQEGEDVNLVGDFTGNWKEPIKAIHKGGPRYEVEVRLPQGKYYYKFITNGQWRHSTSSPSERDERGNVNNVIVIGDTASVRPSIQPQKKDANVVKVIERPLTENERFMLAKAARCVAFSVCPIRLAPK encoded by the exons ATGCTGAAGGAGAATACAGGATCATTTAGCCTAATTCTTGAGAGGCCCTACTCTCCATTTCCGATTCAACAATTACATCTGGGTGATCTTGATATACTATTCAATAGAGGTCGAGTTTCTGTTGCCAGCTGGAACAAGAGTATATTGGCATCAAATTTGCAAACATCTTCTGACAGTAATGGGAATTCTGGATTTGTCATGTTTTCTTCGAAGTTTCTTACATCCCAAGGATGGAAACTTTTGAGTGGTCAAAATGGACAAATTCAATCACAACTGCAGAAACATATTCTTTCTCAATCCCTAAGTGAACTTGTTTGTATATTTTCTGAAGAAGAGTCGGGAGATGGAGAATGGGCTCATGGGAATTTTCCTCTTGAGGAATATGTTAAGGCACTGGATCGTTCTAAAGGGGAGCTATATTATAATCACTCACTTGGCATGCGCTAtagcaag gttacGGAGCAAATATACGTGGGATCATGTATTCAAACAGAAGCTGACATAGAGACTTTGTCAGATGTTGCT GGTGTGACTGCCGTCCTGAATTTCCAAAGTGGAATTGAAGCTGAAAATTGGGGGATTAATTCCACTTCAATCAATGAATCATGCCAAAGATCCAATATTCTCCTGATTAACTATCCTATAAG GGATGGAGACTCCTTTGATATGAGGAAGAAGTTACCGTTTTGCGTGGGGCTTCTATTACGCTTGTTAAAAAAGAACCATCGTGTTTTTGTTACTTGTACAACTGGTTTTGATCGATCGCCAGCTTGTGTGATTGCATACCTGCATTGGATGACAGACACTTCCCTTCATGCAGCTTATAATTTTGTCACCGGGTTGCATTCTTGCAGGCCTGACAG ACCAGCAATTGCTTGGGCAACATGGGATCTTATAGCTATGGTGGAAAAAGGCAGTCATGATGGTCCCGCTACACATGCTGTGACCTTTGTGTGGAATGGGCAAGAG GGAGAAGATGTAAATTTGGTTGGAGATTTTACTGGAAATTGGAAAGAACCAATTAAAGCAATCCATAAAGGTGGACCTAGATATGAAGTGGAAGTTAGACTCCCGCAAGGAAA GTACTACTACAAATTTATCACTAATGGGCAATGGAGACATTCAACATCTTCACCATCGGAAAGGGATGAAAGGGGGAATGTTAACAATGTAATTGTGATTGGCGATACTGCCAGTGTTAGACCTTCTATCCAACCACAAAAGAAG GATGCAAATGTAGTGAAGGTGATTGAGAGGCCTCTGACAGAAAATGAGCGCTTTATGTTGGCAAAAGCAGCTCGTTGTGTTGCATTCTCCGTCTGTCCAATCAGACTAGCTCCCAAGTAG